Proteins from one Tautonia rosea genomic window:
- a CDS encoding Gldg family protein: MTTIQNESNRTTAPERPAGASAQPFPRPFVVWAVCRRDLARYFTNVAGYVFIVLFIVTSSVAAFWPDAFFANNLATLGQLNELMPYLLLLFIPAITMSVWADERRQGTEELLLTLPARDLEVVLGKYLAALGIYTAALGFLAFGLTVVLAWLGRPDLGVLLATFLGYWLMGGMLLAVGMVASLLSGNVTVAFILGALFCAVPVFADLLGGLSGAGAARVIESASAPSQFREFGRGVVPFSGVLYFVGLAAAMLYVNVALVGRRHWAGGERSAGLWGHALVRIVSVVVVVLSLQTLVARAGWRPDLTAERLNTLSSESRRLIKEIPSDRPVFIEAFFSPEVPRDYVEAKQNLIGLLKEFAAIGGSKIQLNLIETDRYGEEARRAEQQYGIIPRSVITISAARQGFDEILMGVAFTSGPEQVVIPFFDRGLPVEYELTRSIRTVAGADRKKVGILDTDAGLLGSFDFRSMASNREWQVVTELRKQYEVTSVPADAPIPSDLDALLVPQPSSLTEPQVANLVSYVESGGPTLLFMDPLPQFDRSPQKSLAPTQPKEQPGGMFGGGPPPEPKGDLTPLLERLGIDWPQTEIVWNPYNPHPRFTELPLDYVFITPSSGAADAFNPNEPIASGLQELIVLFGGYVLPRSSAETDFTPLLRTNDEGGIAPFDSLVSPSFFGMGIDPDRATRLATNRAYTLAARLEGKGRSEGEGDGDDNEPEGGINAIVVMDLDLISDAFFQLRQAGSEDLEFDNVAFVLNCVDTLVGDDSFIDLRKQRRRHRTLTRLEAADRAFEADRLAQEREAEDEADDQLEAARARMNEKIDAIDANTELDDRTKQVMLAQVREVEQRRLNVAEANIEDAKLRKIEDSIAAKEQQLRAIQGQVRMAAAIVPALPALALGIAVAIIRSRRENRGANPNRLA; encoded by the coding sequence GTGACGACGATCCAGAACGAATCAAACCGGACGACCGCCCCCGAGCGGCCCGCGGGGGCAAGTGCTCAGCCCTTCCCTCGGCCGTTCGTCGTTTGGGCCGTCTGCCGGCGCGACCTGGCACGCTACTTCACCAATGTCGCCGGCTATGTGTTCATCGTCCTGTTCATTGTCACAAGCTCGGTGGCCGCCTTCTGGCCCGATGCCTTCTTCGCCAACAACCTGGCAACCCTCGGCCAGCTGAACGAGCTGATGCCGTACTTGCTCCTGCTGTTCATCCCGGCGATCACCATGAGCGTCTGGGCCGACGAGCGGCGCCAGGGGACCGAGGAACTCCTGCTGACCCTTCCGGCCCGAGACCTGGAGGTCGTGCTCGGCAAGTACCTCGCCGCGCTCGGCATTTACACCGCCGCGCTCGGCTTTTTGGCCTTTGGGCTAACGGTGGTACTTGCCTGGCTCGGCCGGCCCGATCTGGGAGTCCTGCTCGCGACGTTCCTCGGCTACTGGCTGATGGGGGGGATGCTCCTGGCAGTGGGGATGGTCGCGTCGTTGCTCTCGGGCAATGTGACGGTGGCCTTCATCCTGGGGGCACTCTTCTGCGCCGTCCCGGTGTTTGCCGACCTGCTCGGCGGACTGTCGGGAGCAGGAGCGGCCCGGGTGATCGAATCGGCCTCGGCCCCGTCTCAGTTCCGCGAGTTCGGCCGAGGGGTGGTGCCCTTCTCGGGAGTGCTCTACTTCGTCGGCCTTGCTGCGGCAATGCTATATGTGAACGTCGCCCTCGTCGGCCGTCGGCACTGGGCCGGCGGCGAACGCAGCGCGGGATTGTGGGGACACGCCCTCGTCCGGATCGTCTCGGTGGTCGTCGTCGTTCTCAGCCTTCAGACGCTCGTCGCCCGAGCCGGCTGGCGGCCCGACCTCACCGCCGAGCGGCTCAACACCCTCTCCAGCGAATCGCGACGCCTGATCAAGGAAATCCCGAGCGATCGCCCCGTGTTCATCGAGGCCTTCTTTAGTCCCGAGGTGCCGCGAGACTACGTCGAGGCCAAGCAGAACCTTATCGGCCTGCTCAAGGAGTTCGCCGCGATCGGCGGCAGCAAGATCCAGCTCAACCTGATCGAGACCGACCGCTACGGCGAGGAAGCCCGACGCGCCGAGCAGCAGTACGGCATCATCCCTCGCAGCGTCATCACCATCAGCGCCGCCCGACAGGGGTTTGATGAGATCCTCATGGGAGTCGCCTTCACGAGCGGTCCCGAACAGGTGGTCATCCCCTTCTTCGACCGCGGCCTTCCGGTCGAGTACGAGCTGACCCGATCGATCCGGACCGTCGCCGGGGCCGACCGCAAAAAGGTCGGCATCCTCGACACCGACGCCGGCCTGCTCGGCAGCTTCGACTTCCGCTCGATGGCCTCGAACCGCGAGTGGCAGGTCGTTACCGAGCTTCGCAAGCAGTACGAGGTAACCAGCGTTCCGGCCGATGCGCCGATCCCGAGCGACCTCGACGCCCTGCTCGTTCCGCAGCCGTCGAGCCTGACCGAGCCGCAGGTCGCCAACCTCGTCTCCTACGTCGAATCAGGAGGACCGACCCTCCTGTTCATGGACCCCCTGCCCCAGTTCGACCGATCTCCCCAGAAGTCGCTCGCACCCACCCAGCCGAAGGAACAACCCGGCGGCATGTTTGGTGGCGGACCTCCCCCCGAGCCGAAGGGGGATCTAACCCCCTTGCTCGAACGGCTCGGCATCGACTGGCCGCAAACCGAGATCGTCTGGAATCCGTACAACCCACACCCGAGGTTCACGGAACTTCCGCTTGATTATGTGTTCATCACTCCTTCCAGCGGTGCGGCCGACGCCTTCAACCCGAACGAGCCGATCGCCTCAGGATTGCAAGAGCTGATCGTCCTGTTCGGTGGCTACGTTCTGCCCCGGAGCAGTGCCGAAACCGACTTCACCCCGTTGCTTCGGACGAACGACGAGGGGGGAATTGCCCCCTTCGACAGCCTGGTCAGCCCCAGCTTCTTCGGCATGGGGATCGACCCCGACCGTGCCACCCGCCTGGCCACGAACCGCGCCTATACCCTGGCCGCCCGCCTTGAAGGCAAAGGACGGAGCGAAGGCGAAGGTGACGGTGACGACAACGAGCCTGAGGGTGGCATCAACGCGATCGTCGTCATGGACCTCGACCTGATTTCCGACGCCTTCTTCCAGCTCCGCCAGGCTGGGTCGGAGGACCTCGAGTTCGATAACGTGGCCTTCGTGCTCAACTGCGTCGACACTCTGGTGGGTGATGACTCATTCATCGACCTGCGCAAGCAACGCCGACGCCATCGGACCCTCACGCGGCTTGAGGCCGCCGACCGCGCTTTCGAGGCCGATCGGTTGGCCCAGGAGCGCGAGGCCGAAGACGAGGCCGACGATCAACTTGAGGCCGCTCGCGCTCGGATGAACGAGAAAATCGATGCGATCGATGCCAACACCGAGCTGGACGACCGCACCAAGCAGGTCATGCTCGCCCAGGTCCGCGAGGTCGAACAACGCCGCCTGAACGTGGCCGAGGCAAACATCGAGGACGCCAAGCTCCGCAAGATCGAGGACAGCATCGCCGCCAAGGAACAACAGCTTCGCGCCATCCAAGGCCAGGTCCGCATGGCCGCCGCCATCGTCCCCGCCCTGCCCGCGTTGGCGCTCGGCATCGCCGTCGCCATCATTCGCTCACGCCGCGA